The following proteins come from a genomic window of Pyxidicoccus sp. MSG2:
- a CDS encoding metal ABC transporter substrate-binding protein, whose amino-acid sequence MRNFRLLAALCAAVSLLAAAPARADLNVVTTLPDLAAITKAVGGDHVQVQSLALSSQDPHFVDAKPNLALALNRADLLIAIGLDLEIGWLPTLQQGARNSKILVNNPGFLNASQFPRILEIPQGKVDRSLGDVHPGGNPHYLYDPRQGLAVARGITERLAQLDPKNAADYRANLAKFSDEIEKARAGWEKRLAGMKGAPVIAYHRTTAYLADWLGFQPIAFLEPKPGIPPNPSHVASVLAQGRQQKARMLLIESYYPDTTAKLVASKIPAPLVTVHGGTDFRAGETYIQHIEELVGRMEKALAGKGD is encoded by the coding sequence ATGCGAAACTTCCGTCTTCTCGCGGCCCTGTGCGCCGCCGTTTCCCTCCTCGCCGCCGCGCCCGCGCGCGCGGACCTCAACGTCGTCACCACCCTGCCGGACCTCGCCGCCATCACCAAGGCTGTGGGTGGCGACCACGTGCAGGTGCAGTCCCTGGCGCTGTCCAGCCAGGACCCGCACTTCGTGGACGCCAAGCCCAACCTCGCCCTGGCCCTCAACCGCGCGGACCTGCTCATCGCCATCGGCCTGGATTTGGAGATTGGCTGGCTGCCCACGCTGCAGCAGGGCGCGCGCAACTCGAAAATCCTGGTGAACAACCCGGGCTTCCTCAACGCCTCGCAGTTCCCCCGCATCCTCGAAATCCCCCAGGGCAAGGTGGACCGCAGCCTGGGTGACGTGCACCCGGGCGGCAACCCGCACTACCTCTATGACCCGCGGCAGGGCCTCGCGGTGGCGCGTGGCATCACCGAGCGGCTGGCGCAACTGGACCCGAAGAACGCCGCCGACTACCGCGCCAACCTCGCGAAGTTCTCCGATGAAATCGAGAAGGCACGCGCGGGCTGGGAGAAGCGGCTGGCCGGCATGAAGGGCGCCCCCGTCATCGCGTACCACCGGACGACGGCGTACCTGGCGGACTGGCTCGGCTTCCAGCCCATCGCCTTCCTGGAGCCCAAGCCCGGCATCCCGCCCAACCCGTCCCACGTCGCCTCGGTGCTGGCGCAGGGCCGGCAGCAGAAGGCGCGCATGTTGCTCATCGAGAGCTACTACCCGGACACCACCGCGAAGCTCGTCGCGTCCAAGATTCCCGCCCCGCTCGTCACGGTGCACGGCGGCACGGACTTCCGCGCGGGTGAGACGTACATCCAGCACATCGAAGAGCTGGTGGGTCGCATGGAAAAGGCGCTCGCCGGAAAGGGGGACTGA